Proteins from one Labrus mixtus unplaced genomic scaffold, fLabMix1.1 SCAFFOLD_101, whole genome shotgun sequence genomic window:
- the LOC132961599 gene encoding leucine-rich repeats and immunoglobulin-like domains protein 1 yields MAGWDKKLLWCFMLLLAGAAAQPVMYPPHVCAVSRSTVTLPCTFTPNDTFNHTPSSVEVRIQVIRVRWCQNHQICHGSTPNVYDSRSPNDNNHRYRYLGDLKKNCTLQIINVNKMEDEATLRFRMEVNYTLGHFTGTSGVNVTVTERTKLKIVSSRDNRHVAEGQTVTLQCSANCTFNQLDVSWFRDGHLLSESGPALLLGPLTAEDSGNYTCMLKNTENLPSEPYSLSVTDKKEGQHGDLPLIVGVVLGVLLAVVALIVVLLIIKRKRAAEKNQRDVGGEEPPKVPEEVYSNIVTFDPQGGGHLDVEDVSYASVQFQQQNQRRAPELSVIYSSVASRG; encoded by the exons gtgcTGCTGCTCAACCTGTCATGTATCCTCCTCATGTCTGTGCTGTGAGCAGATCAACCGTCACCCTGCCCTGCACCTTCACACCAAACGACACCTTCAATCATACTCCAAGTTCGGTAGAAGTTCGGATTCAAGTGATCAGAGTCCGCTGGTGTCAGAACCATCAGATTTGTCATGGCTCGACCCCCAACGTGTACGACAGCCGCTCGCCCAACGACAACAACCATCGTTACAGATACCTGGGAGACCTGAAGAAGAACTGCACGCTACAGATCATAAACGTAAACAAGATGGAGGACGAAGCGACTCTGCGCTTCAGGATGGAAGTCAATTACACTTTGGGACATTTCACTGGAACATCAGGAGTGAACGTCACCGTCACTG AAAGGACTAAACTGAAGATAGTGAGCTCCAGAGACAACAGACACGTTGCAGAAGGTCAAACTGTAACACTACAATGTTCTGCAAACTGTACATTCAACCAGCTGGACGTCTCCTGGTTCAGGGATGGCCATCTCTTGTCAGAGTCTGGACCAGCCCTCCTACTCGGGCCTCTAACTGCAGAGGATTCTGGGAACTACACCTGTATGTTGAAGAACACAGAAAATCTACCGTCTGAGCCGTACAGTCTGAGCGTGACGGACAAAAAGGAAG GACAGCATGGTGACCTTCCTCTGATCGTTGGCGTCGTGCTTGGCGTCCTTCTGGCTGTGGTCGCTCTCATTGTGGTTCTTCTCATCATCAAAAG gaagcgagctgcagagaaaaaccAGAGAGATGTAGGAGGGGAGGAGCCACCAAAG GTTCCTGAAGAAGTCTACAGCAACattgtgacctttgaccctcagggAGGAGGTCACCTCGACGTGGAGGACGTCAGCTACGCGTCTGTCCAGTTCCAACAGCAGAACCAGAGGAG